Proteins encoded by one window of Pseudomonas sp. LS44:
- a CDS encoding LysR family transcriptional regulator — MRFTLRQLQVFVAIAQQESVSRAAQSLALSQSAASTSLTELERQSDCQLFDRAGKRLSLNALGRQLLPQAVALLDQAKEIERMLNGKSGFGSLDVGATLTVGNYLATLLIGSFMQRHPECRVRLHVQNTMNIVQQIAHYELDLGLIEGDCQHPEIEVQPWVEDELVVFCAPQHPLASRGQASLDELTREAWILREQGSGTRLTFDHAMRHHRTALNIRLELEHTEAIKRAVESGLGIGCISRLALRDAFRRGSLVAVETPALDLTRQFYFIWHKQKYQTAAMREFLELCRELTAGVTRSDAIVLPTLA, encoded by the coding sequence ATGCGATTCACTCTCAGACAACTTCAGGTGTTTGTTGCCATCGCCCAACAGGAAAGCGTCTCCCGTGCGGCGCAGTCCCTGGCGCTGTCGCAGTCAGCGGCGAGTACCTCGCTGACCGAGTTAGAGCGCCAATCCGACTGCCAACTGTTCGATCGCGCCGGCAAGCGCCTGAGTCTCAATGCCCTGGGTCGCCAGCTGCTGCCGCAAGCAGTGGCGCTACTTGATCAGGCCAAAGAAATCGAACGCATGTTGAACGGCAAGAGCGGCTTCGGCTCCCTGGACGTCGGCGCCACGCTGACCGTCGGCAATTATTTGGCGACCCTGCTGATTGGCAGTTTTATGCAGCGGCATCCCGAATGCCGGGTGCGCCTGCATGTGCAGAACACCATGAATATCGTCCAGCAAATCGCCCATTACGAACTGGATCTAGGTCTGATCGAAGGCGACTGCCAGCACCCGGAAATCGAAGTGCAACCGTGGGTCGAGGACGAGCTGGTGGTGTTCTGCGCGCCGCAGCATCCCTTGGCAAGCCGCGGTCAGGCCAGTCTCGATGAGTTGACCCGGGAAGCATGGATTCTCCGTGAACAGGGCTCCGGCACGCGCCTGACCTTCGATCACGCCATGCGCCACCATCGCACGGCGCTCAACATCCGCCTCGAGCTGGAGCACACCGAGGCGATCAAACGCGCGGTGGAGTCAGGCCTAGGTATTGGCTGTATTTCCCGCCTGGCGCTGCGCGATGCCTTTCGCCGCGGCAGCCTGGTGGCGGTGGAGACCCCAGCGCTGGACCTGACCCGGCAGTTCTATTTCATCTGGCACAAGCAGAAGTACCAGACCGCCGCAATGCGCGAATTTCTCGAGCTATGCCGCGAATTGACCGCCGGGGTGACGCGTAGCGATGCGATTGTGTTGCCGACGCTGGCCTGA
- a CDS encoding diacylglycerol kinase: protein MSPFKGQTGLKRVLNAAGYSMAGLRAAFIGEAAFRQLVLLNVVLIPLAFYFQVSRVERALMIAVCLLALIVELFNSAVEAAIDRISLDLHPLSKNAKDMGSAAQFVALSLIVAVWAVILLG, encoded by the coding sequence ATGTCGCCCTTCAAAGGCCAAACCGGTCTGAAACGAGTTCTCAATGCCGCCGGCTATTCGATGGCTGGGCTGCGTGCCGCCTTCATCGGCGAAGCCGCGTTCCGCCAGTTGGTGCTGCTCAATGTGGTGCTGATTCCGTTGGCCTTCTATTTCCAGGTCAGCCGCGTCGAGCGGGCCCTGATGATTGCCGTGTGTTTGCTGGCGTTGATCGTCGAGTTGTTCAACTCGGCGGTGGAGGCGGCCATCGATCGCATTTCGCTGGATCTTCATCCGCTGTCCAAGAATGCCAAGGACATGGGCAGCGCCGCCCAGTTTGTCGCGCTGAGTCTGATCGTCGCGGTGTGGGCGGTGATCCTGCTCGGTTGA
- the erdR gene encoding response regulator transcription factor ErdR: MAAYEILIADDHPLFRSALQQALTLGLGAGVRLVEAASIAELEACLGEKSDWDLVLLDLNMPGAYGFSGLVLLRGQYPQIPVVMISAQEEAAVVARAREFGASGFIPKSSPLETIQQAVREVLDGDTWWPLQTQAVAGVSEEAKAASAGLASLTPQQFRVLTMVCDGLLNKQIAYELKVSEATIKAHVTAIFRKLGVRTRTQAALLLQQMESIPAS, from the coding sequence ATGGCCGCTTATGAAATCCTGATCGCCGATGACCACCCTCTGTTTCGTAGTGCCCTGCAGCAAGCCCTGACGCTTGGCCTTGGTGCTGGGGTGCGCTTGGTCGAAGCAGCCAGCATCGCCGAGCTCGAGGCGTGCCTCGGCGAGAAAAGCGATTGGGATCTAGTTCTGCTCGATTTGAATATGCCAGGGGCTTACGGCTTTTCCGGATTGGTCCTGCTGCGTGGGCAATACCCGCAAATTCCTGTGGTGATGATCTCGGCACAGGAAGAGGCTGCGGTCGTGGCGCGCGCGCGGGAGTTCGGCGCCAGCGGCTTCATTCCCAAGTCCAGCCCGTTGGAAACCATTCAGCAGGCGGTCCGCGAAGTGCTCGATGGCGATACCTGGTGGCCGCTGCAAACCCAGGCGGTAGCCGGCGTTTCCGAGGAAGCGAAGGCCGCCAGCGCTGGACTCGCCAGTCTGACGCCCCAACAGTTTCGTGTGCTGACGATGGTTTGCGATGGGCTGCTGAACAAGCAGATCGCTTACGAATTGAAGGTTTCCGAGGCGACCATCAAGGCGCACGTGACGGCAATTTTCCGCAAGCTGGGGGTGCGCACCCGCACTCAGGCGGCCTTGCTGTTGCAACAAATGGAATCCATTCCGGCCAGTTAA
- a CDS encoding DMT family transporter encodes MRNQALRADLLMLLTAMIWGSAFVAQRVGMDHIGPLLFSGLRMGLGMLALLPLLLLRSNSGEQQPINRGLWIGGGLMGLALAIGVNLQQVGLLFTSVTNSGFITGLYVIVVPLLGLLLGHRTGMGTWLGAILAVVGMFLLSVGENFHVASGDWLQLAGAFVWGAHVLLVGAFARRYDPIRLTIIQFLVCAVISLLLAVVFEDIRWDMILKAGPAILYGGLISAGIGYTLQVVAQRHAIASHAAIILSLEAVFAAIAGALFLGESLHMRGYLGCALMFTGMLIAQLWPRKDEAQAA; translated from the coding sequence ATGCGAAACCAGGCTCTGCGCGCCGACCTATTAATGTTGCTCACTGCAATGATCTGGGGCAGCGCCTTCGTCGCTCAACGGGTCGGCATGGACCATATCGGTCCGCTGCTATTCTCCGGCCTACGTATGGGCCTCGGCATGCTGGCGCTGCTGCCGCTGTTGCTGCTTCGCTCTAACTCCGGGGAGCAACAACCCATCAATCGCGGCCTGTGGATCGGCGGTGGCTTGATGGGGCTGGCCTTGGCCATAGGCGTCAATCTGCAGCAGGTTGGCTTGCTGTTCACTAGCGTGACCAATTCGGGATTCATCACCGGGCTGTATGTGATTGTCGTGCCGTTGCTCGGCCTGCTGCTCGGTCATCGCACCGGCATGGGCACTTGGCTCGGGGCAATTCTGGCGGTAGTCGGCATGTTCTTGCTGAGTGTCGGCGAGAACTTCCATGTGGCTTCTGGCGACTGGCTGCAACTGGCCGGCGCCTTCGTCTGGGGTGCGCATGTCTTGCTGGTGGGCGCGTTCGCCCGGCGCTATGACCCGATCCGCCTGACCATCATTCAGTTCCTGGTGTGCGCCGTGATCAGCCTGCTACTGGCGGTGGTATTCGAAGATATCCGCTGGGACATGATCCTCAAAGCCGGGCCCGCGATTCTGTATGGCGGACTGATCTCGGCGGGCATCGGTTACACCCTGCAGGTGGTCGCCCAGCGTCACGCAATTGCCTCGCACGCGGCGATCATCCTGTCACTCGAAGCCGTGTTTGCCGCTATCGCTGGCGCCTTGTTCCTCGGTGAATCGCTGCACATGCGCGGCTATTTGGGTTGTGCGCTGATGTTCACCGGCATGCTCATCGCCCAATTGTGGCCGCGCAAAGACGAGGCGCAGGCCGCCTGA
- a CDS encoding tRNA-uridine aminocarboxypropyltransferase, whose amino-acid sequence MHSLSLPPARPAADHAVARLRAQRLARSSKPFVARGSRAERCAGCRVIASHCLCDLRPRVSAESGVCLLMHDVEALKPTNTGWLIADVVERTSAFGWTRTDVEAGLLEQLADPRWQPYVVFPGEYAAPHRVVSEVQVEEGKRPLFILLDATWTEARKMFRKSPYLDQLPVLGLLPEQLSRYRLRRSKRDDHLCTAEVAALCLELAGDQQAAQALDAYLDVFTAHYLGAKRHLPVDLQDELHRRLQAFR is encoded by the coding sequence ATGCATTCGCTATCGCTACCACCCGCTCGACCCGCCGCCGATCACGCAGTCGCTCGTTTACGCGCGCAACGGTTGGCGCGCAGCAGCAAGCCGTTTGTTGCGCGCGGGTCGCGTGCCGAGCGCTGCGCTGGCTGCCGGGTGATCGCCAGCCATTGCCTATGTGACTTGCGTCCTCGGGTTTCCGCCGAGTCGGGCGTCTGCCTGCTGATGCATGACGTCGAAGCGCTCAAACCGACCAACACGGGCTGGCTCATCGCTGATGTCGTCGAGCGTACCAGCGCCTTCGGCTGGACGCGCACTGACGTCGAGGCGGGCTTGCTCGAGCAGCTCGCCGACCCGCGCTGGCAACCCTATGTGGTCTTTCCCGGCGAATATGCCGCGCCACATCGGGTGGTCAGCGAAGTGCAAGTGGAGGAGGGCAAGCGGCCGCTGTTCATTTTGCTCGATGCTACCTGGACCGAAGCGCGGAAGATGTTCCGCAAAAGCCCCTATCTCGACCAGTTGCCGGTGCTGGGTCTGCTACCGGAGCAGCTGTCGCGCTACCGCCTGCGCCGCTCCAAACGCGACGACCATCTGTGCACCGCGGAAGTCGCCGCCTTGTGTCTGGAGTTGGCCGGCGATCAGCAGGCGGCTCAAGCATTGGACGCCTACCTCGATGTATTTACCGCTCATTACCTGGGCGCCAAGCGGCACTTGCCGGTGGATTTGCAAGACGAACTGCATCGGCGCCTGCAAGCCTTCCGCTAA
- a CDS encoding quorum-sensing-regulated virulence factor family protein: MLRFIAPALALCLALPTAQAASLKDYELGKMLDTVAKDSSVGTPRAINEDILDQGYTVDSNELVNHLSVRAEHAAQMRANPDTVRAQLAGSVCRNTGFRQLLARGAVLRYQFTEYKTNRPVATERFSKADCGLK, encoded by the coding sequence ATGCTGCGTTTTATTGCTCCCGCCCTAGCCCTCTGCCTGGCCCTGCCCACTGCGCAGGCGGCCAGCCTGAAGGACTACGAGTTGGGCAAGATGCTGGACACGGTGGCCAAGGACAGTAGCGTCGGCACACCGCGCGCAATCAATGAGGACATCCTCGATCAGGGCTATACGGTAGATAGCAACGAGCTGGTTAATCATCTCAGCGTCCGCGCAGAGCACGCTGCGCAGATGCGCGCCAACCCCGACACCGTTCGCGCCCAGCTTGCCGGCAGCGTCTGCCGCAACACCGGCTTTCGTCAGTTGCTGGCACGTGGGGCGGTGTTGCGATATCAGTTCACCGAATACAAGACCAATCGCCCGGTCGCCACTGAGCGCTTCAGCAAGGCCGATTGCGGCCTGAAATGA